The following coding sequences are from one Lycium ferocissimum isolate CSIRO_LF1 chromosome 3, AGI_CSIRO_Lferr_CH_V1, whole genome shotgun sequence window:
- the LOC132049768 gene encoding protein yippee-like, whose amino-acid sequence MGRLFVITLEGNSYKCKHCQTHLALADHIISKSFHCSHGKAYLFDNVVNVTVGEKEERLMMTGMHTVVDIFCVGCGSIVGWKYEAAHDKTQKYKEGKFILERFKVAGPDGSLYTVSHDAQLGSDADEP is encoded by the exons ATGGGTAGGCTATTTGTGATAACTCTTGAAGGAAACAGCTATAAATGCAAGCACTGTCAAACCCATCTAGCTTTGGCTGATCACATTATTTCTAAG TCATTCCACTGCAGTCATGGGAAGGCTTACCTCTTTGATAACGT TGTGAATGTCACCgttggagagaaagaagaacGGCTGATGATGACCGGAATGCACACTGTTGTTGACATATTCTGTGTGGGGTGTGGCTCAATTGTGGGCTGGAAATAT GAAGCTGCACATGACAAGACCCAAAAGTATAAGGAAGGGAAATTCATTCTTGAGAG GTTTAAGGTCGCGGGTCCAGATGGAAGCCTCTATACAGTAAGCCACGATGCTCAGCTTGGTAGCGATGCAGATGAACCTTGA